The following are from one region of the Arachis duranensis cultivar V14167 chromosome 10, aradu.V14167.gnm2.J7QH, whole genome shotgun sequence genome:
- the LOC107471771 gene encoding B3 domain-containing transcription factor VRN1 isoform X2 — translation MAPSNYQQNKHSPSSSTVIRFFKIIVRESLQDENFMLPKKFTRKYGSGLSNPLYLKPPDGTEWRVDWTNRNGRTLFKRGWKEFVAYYSLDHGHVLWFEYNIGTSHIEVEIFDMSCLEIEYPANDQIKKHPPQHRGQSVKRPKEQQTRDVDNSPNTQNMRLNEGRQKKRLNEPLSGGVRGQPRKKLRAPVSSASKGRQLENDAQIRKGKSNRRRKDSESSVRPYPAKPESLKEANKFKWEKPSFIIKIKQLSQTKAPCYFSTKFFRKYFENNPQNANIRFGKKLFPVKLIYRPSSCNAFISAGWNFFARASKLQAGDVCLFKLVNRKDPVLDVHICRRQRRESLSKPVTRGIQLLKEVKELNSQNPSFMVKIKDSDPRRSRPNLSAIFYRKYFKKNQQNVKLQFGKEMWPVTIIYNPSSRNTFISAGWSSFARASKLETGDVCVFELINEKDLFNVHICRVQC, via the exons ATGGCTCCCTCTAACTATCAACAAAACAAGCATTCTCCTTCTAGTTCTACTGTCATCCGTTTCTTTAAGATTATCGTCAGAGAAAGTCTTCAAGATGAAAACTTT ATGTTACCAAAAAAGTTCACCAGAAAATATGGTTCTGGCCTATCAAACCCACTATATCTTAAGCCTCCAGATGGAACTGAATGGAGAGTAGATTGGACCAATCGTAATGGTAGAACTTTGTTTAAAAGAGGTTGGAAAGAGTTTGTTGCATATTACTCTCTTGATCATGGCCATGTGTTATGGTTTGAGTATAATATTGGAACTTCTCACATTGAAGTAGAAATATTTGACATGAGTTGCCTCGAAATAGAGTATCCTGCCAATGATCAGATCAAAAAGCACCCGCCACAACACAGGGGCCAGTCGGTGAAAAGGCCAAAAGAACAACAAACTAGAGACGTGGATAACAGTCCCAACACTCAAAACATGAGACTTAACGAGGGACGGCAGAAGAAAAGATTAAATGAACCACTGTCAGGAGGAGTCCGGGGCCAACCGAGGAAAAAACTGAGAGCACCAGTATCATCTGCTTCTAAAGGTAGACAGTTGGAAAATGACGCACAAATCAGGAAAG GTAAAagtaatagaagaagaaaagattcTGAATCTTCTGTTAGGCCCTATCCTGCAAAACCTGAATCTCTGAAAGAAGCTAACAAGTTCAAGTGGGAAAAGCCCTCTTTCATCATCAAGATAAAGCAACTGTCTCAAACAAAAGCACCATGT TACTTTTCAACTAAATTCTTCCGGaagtattttgaaaataatccACAAAATGCAAATATAAGGTTTGGAAAGAAGTTGTTCCCTGTTAAGTTGATCTATAGGCCATCATCATGTAATGCCTTTATCTCTGCTGGTTGGAACTTTTTTGCTCGAGCTAGTAAATTACAAGCCGGAGATGTTTGTTTGTTTAAGCTCGTCAACAGAAAAGATCCCGTGCTTGATGTTCATATTTGTCGTCGACAACGTCGCG AGTCACTTTCCAAACCAGTGACTCGTGGAATTCAGCTCCTGAAAGAAGTTAAGGAGCTCAATTCACAGAATCCCTCTTTCATGGTTAAGATAAAAGACAGTGATCCAAGAAGATCAAGGCCT AATTTATCAGCTATCTTCtacagaaaatattttaaaaagaatcaGCAGAATGTAAAGTTACAGTTCGGAAAGGAGATGTGGCCTGTTACGATAATCTACAATCCGTCGTCAAGAAACACCTTTATTTCGGCTGGTTGGAGCTCTTTTGCTAGAGCAAGTAAATTAGAAACTGgagatgtttgtgtttttgaGCTCATCAATGAAAAAGATCTATTTAATGTTCATATCTGTAGAGTTCAATGCTAG
- the LOC107471771 gene encoding B3 domain-containing transcription factor VRN1 isoform X1 yields MAPSNYQQNKHSPSSSTVIRFFKIIVRESLQDENFMLPKKFTRKYGSGLSNPLYLKPPDGTEWRVDWTNRNGRTLFKRGWKEFVAYYSLDHGHVLWFEYNIGTSHIEVEIFDMSCLEIEYPANDQIKKHPPQHRGQSVKRPKEQQTRDVDNSPNTQNMRLNEGRQKKRLNEPLSGGVRGQPRKKLRAPVSSASKGRQLENDAQIRKGIKSEKKNHKMTVSVNQDSNGKSNRRRKDSESSVRPYPAKPESLKEANKFKWEKPSFIIKIKQLSQTKAPCYFSTKFFRKYFENNPQNANIRFGKKLFPVKLIYRPSSCNAFISAGWNFFARASKLQAGDVCLFKLVNRKDPVLDVHICRRQRRESLSKPVTRGIQLLKEVKELNSQNPSFMVKIKDSDPRRSRPNLSAIFYRKYFKKNQQNVKLQFGKEMWPVTIIYNPSSRNTFISAGWSSFARASKLETGDVCVFELINEKDLFNVHICRVQC; encoded by the exons ATGGCTCCCTCTAACTATCAACAAAACAAGCATTCTCCTTCTAGTTCTACTGTCATCCGTTTCTTTAAGATTATCGTCAGAGAAAGTCTTCAAGATGAAAACTTT ATGTTACCAAAAAAGTTCACCAGAAAATATGGTTCTGGCCTATCAAACCCACTATATCTTAAGCCTCCAGATGGAACTGAATGGAGAGTAGATTGGACCAATCGTAATGGTAGAACTTTGTTTAAAAGAGGTTGGAAAGAGTTTGTTGCATATTACTCTCTTGATCATGGCCATGTGTTATGGTTTGAGTATAATATTGGAACTTCTCACATTGAAGTAGAAATATTTGACATGAGTTGCCTCGAAATAGAGTATCCTGCCAATGATCAGATCAAAAAGCACCCGCCACAACACAGGGGCCAGTCGGTGAAAAGGCCAAAAGAACAACAAACTAGAGACGTGGATAACAGTCCCAACACTCAAAACATGAGACTTAACGAGGGACGGCAGAAGAAAAGATTAAATGAACCACTGTCAGGAGGAGTCCGGGGCCAACCGAGGAAAAAACTGAGAGCACCAGTATCATCTGCTTCTAAAGGTAGACAGTTGGAAAATGACGCACAAATCAGGAAAGGTATTAAATCTGAAAAGAAAAACCATAAGATGACAGTGTCTGTCAATCAAGATTCTAATG GTAAAagtaatagaagaagaaaagattcTGAATCTTCTGTTAGGCCCTATCCTGCAAAACCTGAATCTCTGAAAGAAGCTAACAAGTTCAAGTGGGAAAAGCCCTCTTTCATCATCAAGATAAAGCAACTGTCTCAAACAAAAGCACCATGT TACTTTTCAACTAAATTCTTCCGGaagtattttgaaaataatccACAAAATGCAAATATAAGGTTTGGAAAGAAGTTGTTCCCTGTTAAGTTGATCTATAGGCCATCATCATGTAATGCCTTTATCTCTGCTGGTTGGAACTTTTTTGCTCGAGCTAGTAAATTACAAGCCGGAGATGTTTGTTTGTTTAAGCTCGTCAACAGAAAAGATCCCGTGCTTGATGTTCATATTTGTCGTCGACAACGTCGCG AGTCACTTTCCAAACCAGTGACTCGTGGAATTCAGCTCCTGAAAGAAGTTAAGGAGCTCAATTCACAGAATCCCTCTTTCATGGTTAAGATAAAAGACAGTGATCCAAGAAGATCAAGGCCT AATTTATCAGCTATCTTCtacagaaaatattttaaaaagaatcaGCAGAATGTAAAGTTACAGTTCGGAAAGGAGATGTGGCCTGTTACGATAATCTACAATCCGTCGTCAAGAAACACCTTTATTTCGGCTGGTTGGAGCTCTTTTGCTAGAGCAAGTAAATTAGAAACTGgagatgtttgtgtttttgaGCTCATCAATGAAAAAGATCTATTTAATGTTCATATCTGTAGAGTTCAATGCTAG